The Comamonas piscis region GCAAGGTGGTGATGCGCGCCCTGGTGCACTTTGAAGATATCGACCGAGGCCAACGCCAGTCGATCATCGTTGATGAGCTGCCCTACCAGGTCAACAAGAAGACCTTGCAAGAGCGCATGGCCGAGCTGGTGCACGAGAAAAAGATCGAAGGCATCAGCCACATCCAGGACGAATCAGACAAGTCCGGTATGCGCCTGGTGATCGAGCTCAAGCGCGGCGAAGTGCCCGAGGTGGTGCTGAACAACCTGTACAAGCAGACCCAGCTGCAGGACACCTTCGGCATGAACATGGTGGCCCTGATCGATGGCCAGCCCAAGCTCTGCAACCTGAAGGACCTGATCAAGGTGTTCCTGGAACACCGCCGCGAAGTGGTCACGCGCCGCACCGTGTTTGAGCTGCGCAAGGCGCGCGATCGCGGCCATGTGCTGGAAGGCCTGGCTGTCGCCCTGGCCAATATCGATGACTTCATCGCCATCATCCGCAACGCCCCGACCCCACCGGTCGCCAAGGCCGAGCTGATGACCAAGAGCTGGGACAGCAAGCTGGTACGCGAGATGCTCACCCGCACCCGCACCGATGGGGGACTGGTGAGCGCCGATGACTACCGCCCTGAAGGCCTGGAAGTGGAATTCGGCATGCAGCAGGACGGCCTCTACCGCCTGTCCGAAACGCAGGCGCAGGAAATTCTGCAAATGCGTCTGCAGCGCCTGACCGGTCTGGAGCAAGACAAGATCGTTGCTGAATACAAAGAGATCATGTCGGTCATCGAAGACCTGCTCGATATCCTGTCCAAGCCCGAACGTGTCTCCACCATCATTGGCGAAGAACTGGTCACCATCAAGACCGAGTTCGGCCAAACCAAGCTGGGCGCACGCCGCAGCAAGGTGGAGTACAGCGCGCAAGACCTGTCTACCGAAGACCTGATCACCCCCACCGACATGGTGGTGACCCTGTCGCATACCGGCTATATCAAAAGCCAGCCGCTCAGCGAGTACCGCTCGCAAAAGCGCGGCGGACGCGGCAAGCAAGCCACGGCGACCAAGGAAGACGACTGGATCGACCAGCTTTTCATCGCCAATACGCACGACTACCTGCTGTGCTTCTCCAACCGGGGCCGTCTGTACTGGCTCAAGGTCTGGGAAGTGCCTGCCGGCTCGCGCGGCTCGCGTGGCCGCCCTATCGTCAACATGTTCCCGCTGCAAGACGACGAGAAGATCAATGTGGTGCTGCCGCTGACCGGCGAGTACCGCAGCTTCCCGGCCGATCACTATGTATTCATGGCGACCCGCATGGGCACCGTCAAGAAGACCTCGCTGGACGAATTCAGCAACCCGCGCAAGGCCGGCATCATCGCCGTGGGCCTGGACGATGGCGATGTGCTGATCGGTGCCGCACTGACCGCCGGCCGCCATGATGTGATGCTGTTCAGCGATGGCGGCAAGGCCGTGCGCTTTGACGAAAACGATGTGCGCCCCATGGGCCGCAATGCCCGCGGTGTGCGCGGCATGAACATCGACGACAGCCAGAACCTGATCGCGATGCTGGTGGCAGAGCAGCACCCAGCCGAGGTCGAAGCCCGCAAGGCCAAGGACGCCTTGGAAAACCTGCAGATCCGCGACAAGGAACTGCAAGATGCCCAAGCACCCGCCGCCGATATCGAGGCTGTGCGCAAGCAGATCGACGAGGCACGTGCCGCGTTGGAAGCCGCCGACCTGGCCGCCATCACTGCACTGGGCGAGCAGCCCCGCGAGACCTTGCACAGTGTGCTGACCGCCACCGAAAACGGCTACGGCAAGCGCACTTCCATCGTCGAGTACACCCGCCACGGCCGTGGCACCAAGGGCATGATTGCGATCCAGCAATCGGAGCGCAACGGCAAGGTGGTCGCTGCCACCCTGGTGAGCCCGGACGACCAGATCATGCTGATCACTGACACCGGCGTGCTGGTGCGTACCCGGGTGGCCGAGATCCGCGAGATGGGCCGCGCCACACAAGGCGTGACCTTGATCGGACTGGATGCCGGCGCCAAGCTGAGCGGCTTGCAGCGCATAGTCGAGAACGATGCGCAGGCCGATGAGAACGCCGAGGACGCAGAAGCTGCCGACGGCGCGGAAGGCGCAGAAGGCGCAGCAGGCACCGACACCCAGAACCCGGCAGACGGCGCCTAAGCCCCACCGAAAAAGCCATGCTG contains the following coding sequences:
- the gyrA gene encoding DNA gyrase subunit A, coding for MTQFAKETLPISLEEEMRRSYLDYAMSVIVGRALPDARDGMKPVHRRVLYAMHELNNDWNRPYKKSARIVGDVIGKYHPHGDSAVYDTIVRMAQDFSLRHMLVDGQGNFGSVDGDSAAAMRYTEIRLSKIAHEMLADIDKETVDFGPNYDGSESEPLVLPARVPNLLINGSAGIAVGMATNIPPHNLNEVVDACLHLLHHPEATVDDLMEIVPAPDFPTAGIIYGINGVKEGYRTGRGKVVMRALVHFEDIDRGQRQSIIVDELPYQVNKKTLQERMAELVHEKKIEGISHIQDESDKSGMRLVIELKRGEVPEVVLNNLYKQTQLQDTFGMNMVALIDGQPKLCNLKDLIKVFLEHRREVVTRRTVFELRKARDRGHVLEGLAVALANIDDFIAIIRNAPTPPVAKAELMTKSWDSKLVREMLTRTRTDGGLVSADDYRPEGLEVEFGMQQDGLYRLSETQAQEILQMRLQRLTGLEQDKIVAEYKEIMSVIEDLLDILSKPERVSTIIGEELVTIKTEFGQTKLGARRSKVEYSAQDLSTEDLITPTDMVVTLSHTGYIKSQPLSEYRSQKRGGRGKQATATKEDDWIDQLFIANTHDYLLCFSNRGRLYWLKVWEVPAGSRGSRGRPIVNMFPLQDDEKINVVLPLTGEYRSFPADHYVFMATRMGTVKKTSLDEFSNPRKAGIIAVGLDDGDVLIGAALTAGRHDVMLFSDGGKAVRFDENDVRPMGRNARGVRGMNIDDSQNLIAMLVAEQHPAEVEARKAKDALENLQIRDKELQDAQAPAADIEAVRKQIDEARAALEAADLAAITALGEQPRETLHSVLTATENGYGKRTSIVEYTRHGRGTKGMIAIQQSERNGKVVAATLVSPDDQIMLITDTGVLVRTRVAEIREMGRATQGVTLIGLDAGAKLSGLQRIVENDAQADENAEDAEAADGAEGAEGAAGTDTQNPADGA